One Glycine max cultivar Williams 82 chromosome 3, Glycine_max_v4.0, whole genome shotgun sequence DNA window includes the following coding sequences:
- the LOC100789319 gene encoding ELMO domain-containing protein B isoform X5: MDDRGSSFVAVRRIPQGETCHPNSAEVVAGSAAWLGRGLSCVCVQRRDSDVSNTFDLTLAQEECLQRIQRRIDVPYDSSIIEHQDALRALWNAAFPEEELHGLISEQWKEMGWQGKDPSTDFRGGGFISLENFLFFARNFPKSFQVLLRKQEGDRSVWEYPFAVAGVNITYMLIQMLDLEAVKPRNLVGATFLKFLAENGSAFDLLYCITFKLMDHQWLTMRASYMDFN, from the exons atggacGATAGAGGTAGCTCATTCGTTGCTGTTAGGAGAATTCCTCAAGGAGAAACCTGCCATCCAAATTCTG CAGAGGTTGTGGCAGGGTCAGCTGCATGGCTAGGTCGAGGTCTGTCTTGTGTCTGTGTACAAAGAAGAGATAGTGATGTTTCTAACACTTTCGATTTAACCCTAGCCCag GAGGAATGCTTGCAGAGGATACAGAGACGTATAGATGTTCCATATGATAGTTCTATAATTGAGCACCAG GATGCCCTTAGGGCTTTGTGGAATGCTGCGTTTCCTGAAGAAGAACTTCATGGCTTGATATCTGAGCAATGGAAGGAAATGGGCTGGCAAGGAAAAGATCCATCAACAGATTTTAG GGGTGGTGGTTTTATATCATTGGagaattttctcttctttgctAGGAATTTCCCG AAATCCTTCCAGGTTCTTTTACGCAAGCAGGAAGGAGATCGATCAGTGTGGGAATACCCATTTGCAGTTGCTGGTGTTAACATCACATACATGCTGATACaaatgcttgatcttgaagcaG TCAAGCCACGCAATCTGGTTGGAGCAACTTTTCTAAAATTTCTTGCAG AAAATGGGTCAGCTTTTGATCTTCTCTATTGCATAACTTTCAAGCTAATGGATCATCAATGGCTTACTATGCGTGCCTCATACATGGATTTTAAT TGA
- the LOC102669566 gene encoding uncharacterized protein translates to MRWYRRKTKVYVDPKHARRGLLGEIVETLYFMVSPVARRVCTFDDLLSCIEKITLLSDKEDRILEAHEDAPPSQPQFEHQQFNILQQSMETRGLARHRETVDAATYSLPPMPERQHGMYYTPPAFTQEPSQMPPMYSYPHDFQPGYSFAGIFGYSPPSTGTPSFTQSGQLSTPNAPLASPWNIPGDIPDMEDLLGVDLRHDFSAEDERAARNWDRPCGTGQVDERANRRRRNPDRAARNWDRPCGTSSRHHRHSDD, encoded by the exons ATGAGGTGGTACAGGCGTAAAACAAAAGTTTATGTTGACCCAAAACATGCAAGAAGAGGACTATTG GGTGAAATCGTCGAAACACTATATTTTATGGTGTCGCCTGTTGCGAGAAGGGTTTGTACTTTTGACGATTTACTGTCATGTATCGAGAAGATCACTCTTTTGTCTGACAAAGAGGATAGGATACTTGAGGCACATGAAGATGCTCCCCCTTCTCAGCCACAATTTGAACATCAACAGTTTAATATACTACAGCAAAGTATGGAGACTCGAGGCTTAGCGCGACATCGGGAAACTGTTGATGCAGCAACGTATAGTTTGCCTCCGATGCCAGAACGAcaacatggaatgtattacacaccTCCGGCATTCACCCAAGAACCGTCTCAGATGCCGCCGATGTATTCATATCCACATGATTTTCAACCAGGGTATAGTTTTGCAGGCATATTTGGGTACTCTCCTCCTTCAACGGGAACTCCTTCATTTACCCAAAGTGGTCAACTATCAACCCCAAATGCCCCACTTGCTAGTCCGTGGAATATACCTGGAGATATACCCGACATGGAAGACTTATTAGGGGTCGATTTACGTCATGATTTCTCTGCCGAGGATGAAAGGGCAGCTAGAAATTGGGACAGGCCATGTGGGACCGGCCAAGTGGATGAAAGGGCGAATCGTAGAAGAAGAAATCCTGATAGGGCAGCTAGAAATTGGGACCGGCCATGTGGGACTTCGTCGCGGCATCACAGACATAGTGATGATTGA
- the LOC100789319 gene encoding ELMO domain-containing protein B isoform X1, with amino-acid sequence MDDRGSSFVAVRRIPQGETCHPNSAEVVAGSAAWLGRGLSCVCVQRRDSDVSNTFDLTLAQEECLQRIQRRIDVPYDSSIIEHQDALRALWNAAFPEEELHGLISEQWKEMGWQGKDPSTDFRGGGFISLENFLFFARNFPKSFQVLLRKQEGDRSVWEYPFAVAGVNITYMLIQMLDLEAVKPRNLVGATFLKFLAENGSAFDLLYCITFKLMDHQWLTMRASYMDFNAVMKETRRQLEKELLIEDIARLEDLPSYKLLSR; translated from the exons atggacGATAGAGGTAGCTCATTCGTTGCTGTTAGGAGAATTCCTCAAGGAGAAACCTGCCATCCAAATTCTG CAGAGGTTGTGGCAGGGTCAGCTGCATGGCTAGGTCGAGGTCTGTCTTGTGTCTGTGTACAAAGAAGAGATAGTGATGTTTCTAACACTTTCGATTTAACCCTAGCCCag GAGGAATGCTTGCAGAGGATACAGAGACGTATAGATGTTCCATATGATAGTTCTATAATTGAGCACCAG GATGCCCTTAGGGCTTTGTGGAATGCTGCGTTTCCTGAAGAAGAACTTCATGGCTTGATATCTGAGCAATGGAAGGAAATGGGCTGGCAAGGAAAAGATCCATCAACAGATTTTAG GGGTGGTGGTTTTATATCATTGGagaattttctcttctttgctAGGAATTTCCCG AAATCCTTCCAGGTTCTTTTACGCAAGCAGGAAGGAGATCGATCAGTGTGGGAATACCCATTTGCAGTTGCTGGTGTTAACATCACATACATGCTGATACaaatgcttgatcttgaagcaG TCAAGCCACGCAATCTGGTTGGAGCAACTTTTCTAAAATTTCTTGCAG AAAATGGGTCAGCTTTTGATCTTCTCTATTGCATAACTTTCAAGCTAATGGATCATCAATGGCTTACTATGCGTGCCTCATACATGGATTTTAAT GCAGTGATGAAAGAAACACGACGTCAGCTAGAGAAAGAGCTTCTCATTGAAGACATAGCCCGGCTTGAAGATTTACCCTCATACAAATTACTTTCCCGATAA
- the LOC100789319 gene encoding ELMO domain-containing protein B isoform X4: MFAAILNCIEVVAGSAAWLGRGLSCVCVQRRDSDVSNTFDLTLAQEECLQRIQRRIDVPYDSSIIEHQDALRALWNAAFPEEELHGLISEQWKEMGWQGKDPSTDFRGGGFISLENFLFFARNFPKSFQVLLRKQEGDRSVWEYPFAVAGVNITYMLIQMLDLEAVKPRNLVGATFLKFLAENGSAFDLLYCITFKLMDHQWLTMRASYMDFNAVMKETRRQLEKELLIEDIARLEDLPSYKLLSR, encoded by the exons ATGTTTGCTGCTATTCTTAATTGCATTG AGGTTGTGGCAGGGTCAGCTGCATGGCTAGGTCGAGGTCTGTCTTGTGTCTGTGTACAAAGAAGAGATAGTGATGTTTCTAACACTTTCGATTTAACCCTAGCCCag GAGGAATGCTTGCAGAGGATACAGAGACGTATAGATGTTCCATATGATAGTTCTATAATTGAGCACCAG GATGCCCTTAGGGCTTTGTGGAATGCTGCGTTTCCTGAAGAAGAACTTCATGGCTTGATATCTGAGCAATGGAAGGAAATGGGCTGGCAAGGAAAAGATCCATCAACAGATTTTAG GGGTGGTGGTTTTATATCATTGGagaattttctcttctttgctAGGAATTTCCCG AAATCCTTCCAGGTTCTTTTACGCAAGCAGGAAGGAGATCGATCAGTGTGGGAATACCCATTTGCAGTTGCTGGTGTTAACATCACATACATGCTGATACaaatgcttgatcttgaagcaG TCAAGCCACGCAATCTGGTTGGAGCAACTTTTCTAAAATTTCTTGCAG AAAATGGGTCAGCTTTTGATCTTCTCTATTGCATAACTTTCAAGCTAATGGATCATCAATGGCTTACTATGCGTGCCTCATACATGGATTTTAAT GCAGTGATGAAAGAAACACGACGTCAGCTAGAGAAAGAGCTTCTCATTGAAGACATAGCCCGGCTTGAAGATTTACCCTCATACAAATTACTTTCCCGATAA
- the LOC100789319 gene encoding ELMO domain-containing protein B isoform X2 has protein sequence MDDRGSSFVAVRRIPQGETCHPNSEVVAGSAAWLGRGLSCVCVQRRDSDVSNTFDLTLAQEECLQRIQRRIDVPYDSSIIEHQDALRALWNAAFPEEELHGLISEQWKEMGWQGKDPSTDFRGGGFISLENFLFFARNFPKSFQVLLRKQEGDRSVWEYPFAVAGVNITYMLIQMLDLEAVKPRNLVGATFLKFLAENGSAFDLLYCITFKLMDHQWLTMRASYMDFNAVMKETRRQLEKELLIEDIARLEDLPSYKLLSR, from the exons atggacGATAGAGGTAGCTCATTCGTTGCTGTTAGGAGAATTCCTCAAGGAGAAACCTGCCATCCAAATTCTG AGGTTGTGGCAGGGTCAGCTGCATGGCTAGGTCGAGGTCTGTCTTGTGTCTGTGTACAAAGAAGAGATAGTGATGTTTCTAACACTTTCGATTTAACCCTAGCCCag GAGGAATGCTTGCAGAGGATACAGAGACGTATAGATGTTCCATATGATAGTTCTATAATTGAGCACCAG GATGCCCTTAGGGCTTTGTGGAATGCTGCGTTTCCTGAAGAAGAACTTCATGGCTTGATATCTGAGCAATGGAAGGAAATGGGCTGGCAAGGAAAAGATCCATCAACAGATTTTAG GGGTGGTGGTTTTATATCATTGGagaattttctcttctttgctAGGAATTTCCCG AAATCCTTCCAGGTTCTTTTACGCAAGCAGGAAGGAGATCGATCAGTGTGGGAATACCCATTTGCAGTTGCTGGTGTTAACATCACATACATGCTGATACaaatgcttgatcttgaagcaG TCAAGCCACGCAATCTGGTTGGAGCAACTTTTCTAAAATTTCTTGCAG AAAATGGGTCAGCTTTTGATCTTCTCTATTGCATAACTTTCAAGCTAATGGATCATCAATGGCTTACTATGCGTGCCTCATACATGGATTTTAAT GCAGTGATGAAAGAAACACGACGTCAGCTAGAGAAAGAGCTTCTCATTGAAGACATAGCCCGGCTTGAAGATTTACCCTCATACAAATTACTTTCCCGATAA
- the LOC100783642 gene encoding uncharacterized protein, whose amino-acid sequence MKLKFQGSTQMKRAQLQALRKDFEMLQMKEGELVNSFFARTLKIAKSMKTCGENMQESVITTKSLRSMTAKFNYVVCSIEESNNMDTMTIDELQSSLLVHEQRMMSPAEEEQVMQIVADEKSGKGRGRKRSKGSF is encoded by the coding sequence ATGAAGCTGAAGTTCCAGGGCTCAACACAAATGAAACGAGCACAACTACAAGCCTTACGCAAAGACTTTGAGATGCTGCAAATGAAGGAGGGAGAGTTAGTGAATTCATTCTTTGCTCGGACGTTGAAAATAGCCAAAAGTATGAAAACATGTGGAGAAAATATGCAAGAGAGTGTCATAACTACAAAAAGTTTGCGATCTATGACAGCGAAGTTTAACTACGTGGTGTGCTCCATTGAAGAATCCAACAACATGGATACCATGACAATAGACGAACTACAAAGTAGTCTATTGGTTCATGAGCAGAGAATGATGTCTCCAGCAGAAGAGGAGCAGGTCATGCAGATTGTGGCTGATGAGAAAAGTGGAAAAGGtagaggaagaaagagaagtAAAGGGTCTTTCTAA
- the LOC100789319 gene encoding ELMO domain-containing protein B isoform X3, whose protein sequence is MFAAILNCIAEVVAGSAAWLGRGLSCVCVQRRDSDVSNTFDLTLAQEECLQRIQRRIDVPYDSSIIEHQDALRALWNAAFPEEELHGLISEQWKEMGWQGKDPSTDFRGGGFISLENFLFFARNFPKSFQVLLRKQEGDRSVWEYPFAVAGVNITYMLIQMLDLEAVKPRNLVGATFLKFLAENGSAFDLLYCITFKLMDHQWLTMRASYMDFNAVMKETRRQLEKELLIEDIARLEDLPSYKLLSR, encoded by the exons ATGTTTGCTGCTATTCTTAATTGCATTG CAGAGGTTGTGGCAGGGTCAGCTGCATGGCTAGGTCGAGGTCTGTCTTGTGTCTGTGTACAAAGAAGAGATAGTGATGTTTCTAACACTTTCGATTTAACCCTAGCCCag GAGGAATGCTTGCAGAGGATACAGAGACGTATAGATGTTCCATATGATAGTTCTATAATTGAGCACCAG GATGCCCTTAGGGCTTTGTGGAATGCTGCGTTTCCTGAAGAAGAACTTCATGGCTTGATATCTGAGCAATGGAAGGAAATGGGCTGGCAAGGAAAAGATCCATCAACAGATTTTAG GGGTGGTGGTTTTATATCATTGGagaattttctcttctttgctAGGAATTTCCCG AAATCCTTCCAGGTTCTTTTACGCAAGCAGGAAGGAGATCGATCAGTGTGGGAATACCCATTTGCAGTTGCTGGTGTTAACATCACATACATGCTGATACaaatgcttgatcttgaagcaG TCAAGCCACGCAATCTGGTTGGAGCAACTTTTCTAAAATTTCTTGCAG AAAATGGGTCAGCTTTTGATCTTCTCTATTGCATAACTTTCAAGCTAATGGATCATCAATGGCTTACTATGCGTGCCTCATACATGGATTTTAAT GCAGTGATGAAAGAAACACGACGTCAGCTAGAGAAAGAGCTTCTCATTGAAGACATAGCCCGGCTTGAAGATTTACCCTCATACAAATTACTTTCCCGATAA
- the LOC106798236 gene encoding uncharacterized mitochondrial protein AtMg00810-like — MKKGKEEKVYKLRKALYGLKQAPRAWYSKIEAYFVRNGFERCFYEHTLFTKSTEGEFDMIDLGRIRYFLRVEILQNAHGIFICQRKYAREVLPRFGMKDCNAVKNPIVPRTQLSRNDAGTKVDATLFKQVVGSLMYLTAMESA; from the exons ATGAAGAAGGGTAAAGAAGAGAAGGTGTACAAGTTGAGAAAAGCACTTTATGGGCTCAAACAAGCACCAAGAGCTTGGTACAGTAAGATAGAAGCATACTTTGTGCGAAATGGATTTGAAAGATGTTTTTATGAACATACATTGTTTACAAAATCAACAGAAGgag AATTTGACATGATTGATCTAGGGAGGATTCGGTATTTTCTTAGAGTTGAAATTTTGCAGAATGCACATGGAATTTTTATATGTCAAAGGAAGTATGCTCGGGAGGTGTTACCTCGGTTTGGCATGAAGGATTGTAATGCAGTCAAGAATCCAATTGTTCCAAGAACACAGCTGTCTAGAAATGATGCAGGGACTAAAGTGGATGCTACTTTATTCAAACAAGTAGTTGGAAGCCTTATGTACTTGACTGCAATGGAGTCAGCTTAG
- the LOC547870 gene encoding nucleoside diphosphate kinase 1: MAEQTFIMIKPDGVQRGLIGEIISRFEKKGFYLKGLKLVTVDRPFAEKHYADLSAKPFFSGLVDYIISGPVVAMIWEGKNVVTTGRKIIGATNPAQSEPGTIRGDFAIDIGRNVIHGSDAVESANKEIALWFPEGPANWQSSQHSWIYE; encoded by the exons ATGGCTGAGCaaaccttcatcatgatcaagCCTGATGGCGTCCAAAGAGGCCTT ATTGGCGAGATCATTAGCAGATTTGAGAAGAAAGGTTTCTACTTGAAAG GTTTGAAACTTGTTACTGTGGACCGTCCTTTTGCTGAGAAGCACTATGCTGATTTGTCTGCCAAGCCTTTCTTTAGTGGTTTGGTGGATTACATTATCTCTGGCCCTGTTGTTGCCATGATCTGGGAGGGCAAGAATGTTGTTACAACTGGCCGAAAGATTATCGGAGCCACAAACCCAGCTCAATCTGAGCCTGGAACTATCCGTGGTGACTTTGCCATTGACATTGGAAG GAATGTTATCCATGGAAGTGATGCAGTTGAAAGTGCTAACAAGGAAATTGCATTGTGGTTCCCTGAGGGCCCTGCTAACTGGCAAAGCTCCCAACACTCTTGGATCTATGAGTAA